The sequence below is a genomic window from Bosea sp. F3-2.
TGCGAGACACGGCATCGTAATCGCAGGCAGATCGCAGTTTTCGAACGAGGATCAGACAGAAGGTCAGCATCGTTGCCCATCCTCGTCGGACGACAGGGAAAGGCGGCCGCTACGGAGTGTAGGCAGTATCAATTGTCGACGCGCTTTGGACGCAACACATGTCTGAGCCAGACCGAGGCCGAGCGGCGAACGCGGACCCACCGCTCCAGTTGCACGTGGTACCGGCAGAGCCGTCCACATCGCCGCACTGGCGCGGACTGCTGGATGCGGGCAATGAAGCGGCGTTTGGCTCTACCTGGCTTGCGCTGCAATGCAGTCGCATCGCGGGCGTTGCCGCAGGTCTGCTGCTCATCCGACCGGTCCATTCAGACGCGCAATGCCTGTCCCTGACATGGCCAGCGCGTGACATCCAGGTCAGTGACCTTTCGCGGCTCGCCGAACAGGCTTTTGCAGAGCGCCGTGTCGTCGTAGCCCCCGGTCGCGTTGGCCCTGAAGCCAGTCCCGCGCAACATGTTGCTCTTATCGTCGCCCTGCCGCTCGGTGCGACCACGCCAATCGCTGCCGCAGCCATAGCCTTGACGACGACCGCCGGCGTATCCGCCGTCGCCCCGGAAACGGTTGCCGAACAATTGCGCTGGGGTGCGGGCTGGCTCGAGACCTTGCCTTGGGCGCGGCGCGCCAAGGATCTTTCGCTTGATGTTGCGCGCGCCGCATCGTGCCTCGATCTCCTCGCAACGGTCGGGGCTCAACCGCGACTGCCAGAGGCGGGGATCAGCATCGTGAACGAGCTTGCAACGCGTCTGCGATGCGATCGGGTATCGATGGGCGTGGTCAAGCGGAATGGTACCGTCCGCCTCCAGGCGATGTCGCATTCCGCCAGCTTCAAACACGAGAGCCACCTGGCGGATTCAATCGAAAACGCCATGGATGAAGCGGTCGAGCAGTCCCGTTGCGTCGCTTATCCGCTGCTGCCCGTGATGGAATACGCCGTGCACATTGCTCATCAGGCACTGGCAGAGGGCTCAAAAACCGTTGGTGCAACGACCATGTCCGTTGTGCTGAATGGTAACCACGGGGAGCCGATCGGCGCGCTCACCTTCGAACGCCACCGAGCCGAGCCCTTCACCGCGGATACACTGCAATTGGCGGAAGCCATCGCAGCTCTGTTAGGGCCGCAAATCGGGTTGCAGTTGCGAGCGAACAGATGGGTCGCCGGGCGTCTGATCGATCGCCTCCGCGACGGGGCCGATGCGCTGTTCGGCCCACGGCGACCGGGCTTCAAGCTCGCCGCCATCGCTGTGGCGGCGCTCGCACTAACCGCAGCCTTCGCGCATGGCGAGCACCGCATCACCGCAAAGTCGGTACTCGAAGCTGAGCTGCAACGCGCGGCCATAGCCCCGTTCGATGGATACATTCGGACCGTTCCCGTTCGTGCCGGCGATACCGTGCAGAGCGGTGATCT
It includes:
- a CDS encoding HlyD family efflux transporter periplasmic adaptor subunit, with translation MSEPDRGRAANADPPLQLHVVPAEPSTSPHWRGLLDAGNEAAFGSTWLALQCSRIAGVAAGLLLIRPVHSDAQCLSLTWPARDIQVSDLSRLAEQAFAERRVVVAPGRVGPEASPAQHVALIVALPLGATTPIAAAAIALTTTAGVSAVAPETVAEQLRWGAGWLETLPWARRAKDLSLDVARAASCLDLLATVGAQPRLPEAGISIVNELATRLRCDRVSMGVVKRNGTVRLQAMSHSASFKHESHLADSIENAMDEAVEQSRCVAYPLLPVMEYAVHIAHQALAEGSKTVGATTMSVVLNGNHGEPIGALTFERHRAEPFTADTLQLAEAIAALLGPQIGLQLRANRWVAGRLIDRLRDGADALFGPRRPGFKLAAIAVAALALTAAFAHGEHRITAKSVLEAELQRAAIAPFDGYIRTVPVRAGDTVQSGDLLVALEDRDLVLDRLKWRAERDKLLQRHREALAKHDRNNLVLLEPQIRQAESQLELANEKLVRARILAPFDGIVVSGDLSQMLGSPVEKGKILFEIAPLDAYRLIVQVDERDVRYVAVGQSGTVALAGQPGNLLPLTLSKITPVTVAEEGRNSFRIEARLSEPGLHLRPGMEGVAKIETGRRSLVWIWMHPVFDWLHLAAWKYLP